In Quercus robur chromosome 10, dhQueRobu3.1, whole genome shotgun sequence, a genomic segment contains:
- the LOC126704440 gene encoding protein LEO1 homolog isoform X3 translates to MGTEKRHQMMQNLFGDQSEEEEEIDSEHESNPPPNYASDEAEGGLEPEGEIEVEGPGEAEVESEGELVEVEPDPGESEGERDQSSQEVEVGDQRDEIGGKETDSDEKEDYGQRVVTSKRRDVIESGSERSEENHYPDNDEEEVDQGRSQSGSPGEGKDQTHVSNSAVRDVFGESDDEEEAPEYAAHNDIEQDLINPMEEEGTYGKSPRPEDLVPDEDARYESEEENIESRIKEKPVGPPLELEIPLRPPPARPERMNMIKVSNIMGIDQKPFDPKTFVEEDIFVTDESGSKKRIRLENNIVRWRTVRNPDGTTSRESNTRFVRWSDGSLQLLIGNEVLDISVQDGQHDQSHLFLRHGKGILQSQGRILKKMRFMPSSLSSNSHRLLTALVDSRHKKVYKVKNCITDIDPEREKEEKEKAESQNIRANVLLNRKREKVNRKYTPNVDRRRQLSPGFLEDALDEDDETDYYDSRRSRRRFEEDLEVEARAEKRILNAKKGPKDIPRKSSLPTAKSSRRPVDFSDSEREESEYESDGEEDERSPPRKRAEEPVQEYEEEEEEEEHDEQEAEVNEASEEEEEEEAEEPKQKGREFGGSLKRKGIESDEDSPPRKTTSHRRMAVVYDSDEE, encoded by the exons atggggaCCGAGAAGCGGCACCAGATGATGCAGAACCTGTTCGGCGATCAAtcggaggaggaggaagagatTGATTCCGAGCACGAGTCTAATCCTCCGCCCAATTATGCCTCT GATGAAGCAGAGGGTGGGCTGGAGCCTGAAGGCGAAATTGAAGTGGAGGGGCCTGGGGAGGCTGAAGTAGAGAGTGAAGGTGAGTTGGTTGAAGTAGAACCTGATCCGGGGGAAAGCGAGGGTGAAAGAGATCAGAGTTCTCAAGAAGTAGAAGTCGGTGATCAAAGAGATGAAATTGGAGGAAAAGAGACTGACAGTGATGAAAAGGAAGATTATGGTCAAAGAGTGGTAACGAGCAAGAGACGCGATGTGATTGAAAGTGGATCCGAGAGATCCGAGGAAAACCATTATCCTGACAATGACGAAGAGGAAGTTGATCAGGGTAGAAGTCAAAG TGGATCGCCTGGGGAAGGAAAAGATCAGACCCATGTTTCAAATTCAGCCGTTCGTGATGTTTTTGGTGAgtctgatgatgaagaagaagctcCTGAGTATGCAGCTCACAATGACATTGAGCAAGATTTAATT AACCCTATGGAAGAGGAAGGGACCTACGGAAAGAGTCCAAGACCAGAGGATTTAGTGCCTGATGAAGATGCTCGTTATGAGTCAGAAGAGGAAAACATTGAGTCTAGAATTAAAGAGAAGCCTGTTGGTCCACCATTGGAGCTAGAGATTCCATTACGTCCACCTCCAGCTCGTCCAGAGAGG ATGAACATGATTAAAGTTTCTAATATAATGGGCATTGACCAAAAACCATTTGATCCTAAAACATTTGTGGAAGAGGATATTTTTGTGACAGATGAATCTGGATCTAAGAAACGTATACGCTTAGAGAACAATATTGTGCGCTGGAGGACTGTTAGAAATCCAGATGGCACAACATCT CGCGAAAGCAATACACGCTTTGTGAGATGGTCAGACGGCAGTTTGCAGTTATTAATTGGGAATGAAGTTCTTGACATATCCGTGCAAGATGGACAACATGATCAATCACATCTTTTTCTTAGACACGGAAAG GGAATTCTCCAATCTCAAGGAAGGATTTTAAAAAAGATGAGGTTTATGCCGTCATCTTTGTCATCAAATTCTCATAGACTGCTGACTGCTCTTGTTGACTCAAGGCATAAAAAGGTTTATAAGGTTAAGAACTGCATCACTGACATTGATCCTGAGAgggaaaaagaggaaaaagaaaag GCTGAAAGTCAAAACATCAGAGCTAATGTACTTCTTAATCGGAAGAGGGAAAAAGTGAACCGGAAATATACCCCAAATGTAGACAGGAGGCGCCAACTTTCTCCTGGGTTCTTGGAGGATGCTCTTGATGAG GATGATGAGACAGATTATTATGATTCAAGACGTTCTCGCCGCCGCTTTGAGGAAGATTTGGAAGTTGAAGCTCGAGCTGAGAAACGCATTCTAAATGCTAAAAAG GGACCAAAAGACATCCCTCGCAAGTCATCTCTGCCAACTGCTAAATCTTCTCGACGCCCAGTGGATTTCTCTGACAGTGAACGAGAGGAGTCTGAGTATGAAAGTGATGGGGAGGAAGACGAGAGGTCTCCCCCACGTAAAAGAGCTGAGGAGCCGGTGCAAGAgtatgaagaagaggaagaagaggaagaacaTGATGAACAAGAGGCAGAAGTGAATGAAGCAtcggaggaggaagaggaggaggaggctgAG GAGCCAAAACAGAAGGGTAGGGAGTTTGGAGGCAGTCTCAAGCGCAAGGGGATTGAGTCAGATGAGGACTCTCCTCCAAGAAAGACTACATCCCATCGCCGAATGGCAGTTGTTTATGATAGTGATGAGGAATGA
- the LOC126704440 gene encoding protein LEO1 homolog isoform X1 — protein MGTEKRHQMMQNLFGDQSEEEEEIDSEHESNPPPNYASDEAEGGLEPEGEIEVEGPGEAEVESEGELVEVEPDPGESEGERDQSSQEVEVGDQRDEIGGKETDSDEKEDYGQRVVTSKRRDVIESGSERSEENHYPDNDEEEVDQGRSQSGSPGEGKDQTHVSNSAVRDVFGESDDEEEAPEYAAHNDIEQDLINPMEEEGTYGKSPRPEDLVPDEDARYESEEENIESRIKEKPVGPPLELEIPLRPPPARPERMNMIKVSNIMGIDQKPFDPKTFVEEDIFVTDESGSKKRIRLENNIVRWRTVRNPDGTTSRESNTRFVRWSDGSLQLLIGNEVLDISVQDGQHDQSHLFLRHGKGILQSQGRILKKMRFMPSSLSSNSHRLLTALVDSRHKKVYKVKNCITDIDPEREKEEKEKAESQNIRANVLLNRKREKVNRKYTPNVDRRRQLSPGFLEDALDEDDETDYYDSRRSRRRFEEDLEVEARAEKRILNAKKSQGPKDIPRKSSLPTAKSSRRPVDFSDSEREESEYESDGEEDERSPPRKRAEEPVQEYEEEEEEEEHDEQEAEVNEASEEEEEEEAEEPKQKGREFGGSLKRKGIESDEDSPPRKTTSHRRMAVVYDSDEE, from the exons atggggaCCGAGAAGCGGCACCAGATGATGCAGAACCTGTTCGGCGATCAAtcggaggaggaggaagagatTGATTCCGAGCACGAGTCTAATCCTCCGCCCAATTATGCCTCT GATGAAGCAGAGGGTGGGCTGGAGCCTGAAGGCGAAATTGAAGTGGAGGGGCCTGGGGAGGCTGAAGTAGAGAGTGAAGGTGAGTTGGTTGAAGTAGAACCTGATCCGGGGGAAAGCGAGGGTGAAAGAGATCAGAGTTCTCAAGAAGTAGAAGTCGGTGATCAAAGAGATGAAATTGGAGGAAAAGAGACTGACAGTGATGAAAAGGAAGATTATGGTCAAAGAGTGGTAACGAGCAAGAGACGCGATGTGATTGAAAGTGGATCCGAGAGATCCGAGGAAAACCATTATCCTGACAATGACGAAGAGGAAGTTGATCAGGGTAGAAGTCAAAG TGGATCGCCTGGGGAAGGAAAAGATCAGACCCATGTTTCAAATTCAGCCGTTCGTGATGTTTTTGGTGAgtctgatgatgaagaagaagctcCTGAGTATGCAGCTCACAATGACATTGAGCAAGATTTAATT AACCCTATGGAAGAGGAAGGGACCTACGGAAAGAGTCCAAGACCAGAGGATTTAGTGCCTGATGAAGATGCTCGTTATGAGTCAGAAGAGGAAAACATTGAGTCTAGAATTAAAGAGAAGCCTGTTGGTCCACCATTGGAGCTAGAGATTCCATTACGTCCACCTCCAGCTCGTCCAGAGAGG ATGAACATGATTAAAGTTTCTAATATAATGGGCATTGACCAAAAACCATTTGATCCTAAAACATTTGTGGAAGAGGATATTTTTGTGACAGATGAATCTGGATCTAAGAAACGTATACGCTTAGAGAACAATATTGTGCGCTGGAGGACTGTTAGAAATCCAGATGGCACAACATCT CGCGAAAGCAATACACGCTTTGTGAGATGGTCAGACGGCAGTTTGCAGTTATTAATTGGGAATGAAGTTCTTGACATATCCGTGCAAGATGGACAACATGATCAATCACATCTTTTTCTTAGACACGGAAAG GGAATTCTCCAATCTCAAGGAAGGATTTTAAAAAAGATGAGGTTTATGCCGTCATCTTTGTCATCAAATTCTCATAGACTGCTGACTGCTCTTGTTGACTCAAGGCATAAAAAGGTTTATAAGGTTAAGAACTGCATCACTGACATTGATCCTGAGAgggaaaaagaggaaaaagaaaag GCTGAAAGTCAAAACATCAGAGCTAATGTACTTCTTAATCGGAAGAGGGAAAAAGTGAACCGGAAATATACCCCAAATGTAGACAGGAGGCGCCAACTTTCTCCTGGGTTCTTGGAGGATGCTCTTGATGAG GATGATGAGACAGATTATTATGATTCAAGACGTTCTCGCCGCCGCTTTGAGGAAGATTTGGAAGTTGAAGCTCGAGCTGAGAAACGCATTCTAAATGCTAAAAAG TCACAGGGACCAAAAGACATCCCTCGCAAGTCATCTCTGCCAACTGCTAAATCTTCTCGACGCCCAGTGGATTTCTCTGACAGTGAACGAGAGGAGTCTGAGTATGAAAGTGATGGGGAGGAAGACGAGAGGTCTCCCCCACGTAAAAGAGCTGAGGAGCCGGTGCAAGAgtatgaagaagaggaagaagaggaagaacaTGATGAACAAGAGGCAGAAGTGAATGAAGCAtcggaggaggaagaggaggaggaggctgAG GAGCCAAAACAGAAGGGTAGGGAGTTTGGAGGCAGTCTCAAGCGCAAGGGGATTGAGTCAGATGAGGACTCTCCTCCAAGAAAGACTACATCCCATCGCCGAATGGCAGTTGTTTATGATAGTGATGAGGAATGA
- the LOC126704440 gene encoding protein LEO1 homolog isoform X2, translated as MGTEKRHQMMQNLFGDQSEEEEEIDSEHESNPPPNYASDEAEGGLEPEGEIEVEGPGEAEVESEGELVEVEPDPGESEGERDQSSQEVEVGDQRDEIGGKETDSDEKEDYGQRVVTSKRRDVIESGSERSEENHYPDNDEEEVDQGRSQSGSPGEGKDQTHVSNSAVRDVFGESDDEEEAPEYAAHNDIEQDLINPMEEEGTYGKSPRPEDLVPDEDARYESEEENIESRIKEKPVGPPLELEIPLRPPPARPERMNMIKVSNIMGIDQKPFDPKTFVEEDIFVTDESGSKKRIRLENNIVRWRTVRNPDGTTSRESNTRFVRWSDGSLQLLIGNEVLDISVQDGQHDQSHLFLRHGKGILQSQGRILKKMRFMPSSLSSNSHRLLTALVDSRHKKVYKVKNCITDIDPEREKEEKEKAESQNIRANVLLNRKREKVNRKYTPNVDRRRQLSPGFLEDALDEDDETDYYDSRRSRRRFEEDLEVEARAEKRILNAKKSQGPKDIPRKSSLPTAKSSRRPVDFSDSEREESEYESDGEEDERSPPRKRAEEPVQEYEEEEEEEEHDEQEAEVNEASEEEEEEEAEPKQKGREFGGSLKRKGIESDEDSPPRKTTSHRRMAVVYDSDEE; from the exons atggggaCCGAGAAGCGGCACCAGATGATGCAGAACCTGTTCGGCGATCAAtcggaggaggaggaagagatTGATTCCGAGCACGAGTCTAATCCTCCGCCCAATTATGCCTCT GATGAAGCAGAGGGTGGGCTGGAGCCTGAAGGCGAAATTGAAGTGGAGGGGCCTGGGGAGGCTGAAGTAGAGAGTGAAGGTGAGTTGGTTGAAGTAGAACCTGATCCGGGGGAAAGCGAGGGTGAAAGAGATCAGAGTTCTCAAGAAGTAGAAGTCGGTGATCAAAGAGATGAAATTGGAGGAAAAGAGACTGACAGTGATGAAAAGGAAGATTATGGTCAAAGAGTGGTAACGAGCAAGAGACGCGATGTGATTGAAAGTGGATCCGAGAGATCCGAGGAAAACCATTATCCTGACAATGACGAAGAGGAAGTTGATCAGGGTAGAAGTCAAAG TGGATCGCCTGGGGAAGGAAAAGATCAGACCCATGTTTCAAATTCAGCCGTTCGTGATGTTTTTGGTGAgtctgatgatgaagaagaagctcCTGAGTATGCAGCTCACAATGACATTGAGCAAGATTTAATT AACCCTATGGAAGAGGAAGGGACCTACGGAAAGAGTCCAAGACCAGAGGATTTAGTGCCTGATGAAGATGCTCGTTATGAGTCAGAAGAGGAAAACATTGAGTCTAGAATTAAAGAGAAGCCTGTTGGTCCACCATTGGAGCTAGAGATTCCATTACGTCCACCTCCAGCTCGTCCAGAGAGG ATGAACATGATTAAAGTTTCTAATATAATGGGCATTGACCAAAAACCATTTGATCCTAAAACATTTGTGGAAGAGGATATTTTTGTGACAGATGAATCTGGATCTAAGAAACGTATACGCTTAGAGAACAATATTGTGCGCTGGAGGACTGTTAGAAATCCAGATGGCACAACATCT CGCGAAAGCAATACACGCTTTGTGAGATGGTCAGACGGCAGTTTGCAGTTATTAATTGGGAATGAAGTTCTTGACATATCCGTGCAAGATGGACAACATGATCAATCACATCTTTTTCTTAGACACGGAAAG GGAATTCTCCAATCTCAAGGAAGGATTTTAAAAAAGATGAGGTTTATGCCGTCATCTTTGTCATCAAATTCTCATAGACTGCTGACTGCTCTTGTTGACTCAAGGCATAAAAAGGTTTATAAGGTTAAGAACTGCATCACTGACATTGATCCTGAGAgggaaaaagaggaaaaagaaaag GCTGAAAGTCAAAACATCAGAGCTAATGTACTTCTTAATCGGAAGAGGGAAAAAGTGAACCGGAAATATACCCCAAATGTAGACAGGAGGCGCCAACTTTCTCCTGGGTTCTTGGAGGATGCTCTTGATGAG GATGATGAGACAGATTATTATGATTCAAGACGTTCTCGCCGCCGCTTTGAGGAAGATTTGGAAGTTGAAGCTCGAGCTGAGAAACGCATTCTAAATGCTAAAAAG TCACAGGGACCAAAAGACATCCCTCGCAAGTCATCTCTGCCAACTGCTAAATCTTCTCGACGCCCAGTGGATTTCTCTGACAGTGAACGAGAGGAGTCTGAGTATGAAAGTGATGGGGAGGAAGACGAGAGGTCTCCCCCACGTAAAAGAGCTGAGGAGCCGGTGCAAGAgtatgaagaagaggaagaagaggaagaacaTGATGAACAAGAGGCAGAAGTGAATGAAGCAtcggaggaggaagaggaggaggaggctgAG CCAAAACAGAAGGGTAGGGAGTTTGGAGGCAGTCTCAAGCGCAAGGGGATTGAGTCAGATGAGGACTCTCCTCCAAGAAAGACTACATCCCATCGCCGAATGGCAGTTGTTTATGATAGTGATGAGGAATGA